From Perognathus longimembris pacificus isolate PPM17 unplaced genomic scaffold, ASM2315922v1 HiC_scaffold_4570, whole genome shotgun sequence:
GAAAGGACCTGCTGACTGCCAATCGAGCcttcacccccctccctcctgaacCAAAGTAACTCTACCTTGAGGAAGTTTGGCAGCTCTTTTTGCACCAGCTGTTTGACTTCCTTCTTGTTCAGGGTGTCTGGGTGCCCCAGCCGGACAGAGTAGTGATGGAAAACGTTGTTGACAGTGTCTAAGTGTTTTTCCATCTGTGATTTTGTGTTCGCCATCTTCTTGCACGATCTGAATAATGGAGAAGCAAAGATTGGGTAATTAGAGAAACGGGCTGCCCAGCTTCCTTGAGATGGTCTCTGGCAGAAAGGAGAGGCCAAAATAGGAGAGTAAGGgcggtgatggtggctcatgcctgtcattttagctactcagaaggctgagctctgaggattgagtttcaaggcagcctgggaagaaatgtctaGAAGACTCTATCTTTAATTAACTGtaaaaaagtaatacatttagtactaacTATTTGTGGAAAATCTGAGTGAGAGTATAATAttctgacttcaaactccagcaACTGCACAAAAAGCTAacaataaagaatcaatgaaataaataactaaaaatgagaataaagcaCCGGTTGCCACTGAATGGGgagactgtcacacacacatggAAAATGACTGGCAGTGTAGTAGAGAATGCCACCAAGCAAAGCATTTGAGGGCACAAGGCTGTAAGAAGATGTGAAGGAAGTTACAAAGTCAGCAGGGTCAACTAAGAAAGGCTTTAGGCAGAGGGTTTGGAAGAAAGTGGGgtaagatgagaaaagaaagaacttgtaGGCTTCTCCCTGAAGAGCTGGCAGTTCACTTACCAGAGTCAGAGCCCCACAGAGCCTTTGACAGAGAAGGTTGACCCTGGCTTTTATAGGCAGTCCCTGGCTGGGCCTCATGGTCCTCTCTGGGAAAGGTTGCTTCACAGGTGAGCAGTGTGGCAATTCTCACAGCAAGGGGGCTGAGGAGGTGCAGAAAGTATTCACATAGCGctttgtccgtgtgtgtgtgtgtgtgtgtgtgtgtgtgtgtgtgtgtgtgtgtgtgcaagtccctGTGCTGGGCCTGGTACTAATTTGGGAGGAAGCTGGTTGGTTAATTtacttcccttttcccccaaCCCATGATCTTTTTGAGCCAGTCAACAATCCTGCCACTCctgagggggtggggatggggagcccTTCACCATGCCTGTGTTCACCTGTGAGAGCTAGAGGCTGGCTGAGCATACCGGGCCCCCACTGAACCCCTCTGCCGCTCACATGTGGACAATCTGTTCCCTCAGTTTGTGGACTCAACTTCCCTAGGGATGTCCTGCCCCTGATTCTTAGGTGTGCTTGACTGAGCCCGGGGTGATCACCTCTGAGGAGCCTTCTAATCCCAAACTCTCCCCTACGGACAGGTGATCAACCCTTTTACTTCGTGGATGAAGAATTCCATGTCCGTTGAAGGACTGGTGGGTGACACGGTGGGTGCTGAAGCTCCCTCTTTGAGTCTGTGTGAGAGAGCCCTAGGGCTCATGAACTTCCAGCACCCCTCAGCATCCTCTCCTAAACACTGCTCCCCATTGGGGTCCATGCTCACCAAGAACTTTGACCTAAGAGACAGCTGTGTTGTGtcaggtccaccctgggagggctccatacaGAGTCCCCTGGCCTGTCTATGGTCTCCGCTCAGTCAGTacttgtgttacctaggtaactggcatatttgcaggcagccacctcccctcacctggccacacctccctgcccctgccctaggtaaGAAAAGTTGATTCCTGAACTGCTGGACTGAGGCCCAGGTGATGTGTGGCCAGCGAGAAGGGCTGACCCACTGACCCAAAGCCTACCTATGCCTCCAACCCTTCCCCAGCCATGCTGATCGCTATGCTTTTCCCTGATGGCCAAGACATTGAACAATGTTTCACATTATTTGTTGTCCTGCTTGGTCACATGGCTCCagtgtgggcctgggcacaggaGTGGAGAGAATGTGGGGCAGAACTGGGTGCACATTTAAAGGGCTTCTTTCTGGGTACATTCAGAATGAAAGTGAGGGAATGACTCTACTAGTTTAAAATTCACCTTTATACATAGCAGGcaatattatattacattttcatttaCTATGATCTAATCCTCCAAATGACTCTGTGAAGAACAAATATACAGTCACtatgcaaaggagaaaaagaaactaggCCAATGAACTGGCTTGGCCCAGGGTCAGTGGGAGGAGTGACACAGAACACAGCCGTGTTCCATCCCAGGGGAAAACACTATGAGAGAGGAGGACTGGATTGTGTCATGCTGTTATTTCCTTTAAATCTTACTTGGATGTGTTTTTTTGTCCTGTTCCCCTCTCCTCCATGGTAGTCTATAAATAGGGTACTTTGTTTACCTTTTACTTTATAACCTCCTGTTAAGACCTGGGGATTtaagggcatgggggggggggcggagagggtCTTCTGTATTAAGAGTGAGACTGAAGCTCCTGTTCTAGAAAGGGCAGTCTTTCTGGACCTGGTCCCTGAGGCTATGCTTAATTCCAGGAACAATTGAAGCTGGTGGAATCACCTCACAGATCAAGACACAGGTTTATAGAGGTCAAGGATGCCCAAGCTGGCCCCAAGAGCCCTACTGTGGCTCCACACTGGCCTGGCAAGCAGCCCTGGTACCAGCCCAAGGGCTGGGTGGACATGGGCCCTAGCCTCACACGGACAAGCCATCAGCTGGTCATCCTGACTGTCCTTGGCACATCCTCTCTTTCACTGGGTGACTTTTCTGTGTTATAGCTTAGAAAGATGTCTGAACCCATTTGGTTGTAAGTTATGGAAGGACAGCCATCATTTCTTCTTAGTTGTTGttcttctgttcctgagcttagcCTGGTGTTTTTCACACAGTGCTTCTGGGGGAATGAAGAAAAGTCTGAGGACATAAATTATTAAAGAGGTCAATTGGGAATTGACTGTATTAATAAAAGATTGGGGGAAAAAGATCAGAAATAGAGACAAGACATTCTACCTCTACCAAAAATCTTATTGCTAAAACAAGATGGATaaacaggattttaaaaaatgtccatTGACACTTTTGGGGAAAATTGTACTTGAAAAGATTTTAAAGGCAGATAATGTTGGGTTTGATACTTAGTTACATAACTTTTAAATGCGATTTCTCCCTCAGCAAAAATTTGTCCTTGTCAGTGCCAGAATTATGCAAGACACTTcagtgtggggtggtggtggtgtagggTTTTGCTTCAGGCCAACTGAAACCTGAGAGGCTCTTGATACAGTCAAAGCCACAGGTTCAAAGCTGCTCTTGAGCAACCCAGCACTGCCAGGCTACTCTCTCAAGATGAATCACAGAGAGATTTCTCCACCCAAGGTTAAAGATGAAGCCTGCACTGTCTTATAAAAGCCTCCTGGGTCGGTATCCATCATGAGTGCTGATTTCTAGCTAAAGCTTCACACTTGAGCACTGAGTGGTAAGTACCCTTTCCTTGTCTGGGTCCTTCAGTGGTCCATCGGCTTGTGGTTGTTGGTGGCCATGTTGCAATCACAGTGTTGGAAACCACAGATGTGTGCTTACCTGGGCATTTCTGGGCTGACACAGTAGTTTGGGCTGAATTTTAGACCAGACCAGCACTTAGTAGGGGTGGAGGTGCGATGATCGATTATCACCTGGGGAAAGTGAACAGCCAGGCCAACCCAGAACCCTTCCTGGATGAGCTTGAGTGAGCGATAACTTCCAAAGGATCCTGCCTGGTGggtgaggtggtggtggtggtggtggtggcggcaacACGGCCATTTGGaaggtttttttcctccttcttcagtCTTTACACATGGTCACATATCCTTTTCTTCCCTATCCTGTCTACATACAATGTCACCATGGATCAAACGGAGTAGGTATGGAGGACTTCATGCTTTCTCTAAGCCCTAGAGGCAGAAAGAGGGAGCAGTAGATGTTGAACGGGTTGGTGAGGAGTTTCCACTAGATCTCCATTGTCTTTTAAGAGGATAACGTGAAGTTGAGAAGATGCTTACACTGGAAGATCACATGGAAGGCATCGTCAACATCTTCCACCAGTACTCAGTTCTGACAGGGGATCCTGAGACCCTCACTAAGAATGAGATGAGGATGTTGATTACAAGGGAACTTGCAAACACCATCAAGGTAGGTGATGCTCTTTCATCTCCAACTTCCTGGTCTCCCTTGCAGAGGGAATGAACGGCAGATCCTGGAGGGGGGATATTGGGGTGGATATTTGCCCTCTTTTGAACTCTCAAGGATATTGGTGGCACAGGGCCTCAGCTGCCCCCTCTCAGGAACTCTCCATCCCTTTGGTTTTGCTTACTCTTCTCCTGGGATCTGTTTCCCTAGAAGTACTGTGGAGAGATGCAGGGCAAGGGAGAGGTGAGTGAGTGAGCTGTAGAGCATGTTCTAGGTCAAGCCTTGTGTGACTCCAGGATGGCTCATGACACGTAGGCCTTGTTGTTCTTGTCTTGTGCTGTTGAGGGGCTTCATATGTCTGGGCCTGCCTAGCCTGAGCCCTGAGCAATAAGAAGTCAGAGAGCTGTGGGCCAGACTCTCACATGGAGGTTTTGAGCTcaagagtttcttcttttttctttctcttagaacACCAAAGATCAAGAAACAGTTGACAAAATAATCCAGGAGCTGGATGATGATGCAGATCTATTGATCAACTTTGATAAATTCTTAGACTGGGTGGCCTTCGTGTTGGTGTCAAGGAATAGAAAGCTCTAGAGGGCCTTTTCACTAGCAAGGTCTCCAAGAAGATGTTTTCTTCCTCTCACCATAGCCCTgcctgggtgtgggggggtgttgaGTTAATACATTCACCTGGGAAATGTTATTCATGGTGTGTGCACacttttcttccattctctgaCAATAGTCCCCCCTCATGCCTCATCCCTCCTGAAGTCTCACTTAGACCCTCTTAAAGCCCCTGCTCTGTTTCATCACCAAATACTTATGgaaagttcatcattcattccTCCATTTATTCAACCTGTACATGTTCATTGGACACCTATGGTAGCCGGAGACCAGTGACCCTGTGAAAACCCAGCATTCCGTTTCTTGTTGAACCCTATTTCCAGTCCCAGGTCTCTAGTCCCCAGCTTTGTCAGGAGAATGTTTTCTGTCTGGTTctgactatctttttttttttttttggccagtcctgggccttggactcagggcctgagcactgtccctggcctcttcccgctcaaggctagcactctgccacttgagccacagcgccgcttctggccgttttctgtatatgtggtgctggggaatcgaacctagggcctcgtgtatccgaggcaggcactcttgccactaggctatatccccagcccctggttctgACTATCTTTAAGGCTCAGCATCTGAAGAATATCCCTGCCCCTAAGCCTCTGTAAATCAGATTGCTTGCTAAACCACAACCTGTGTGTGGTTCTGGCTTTTATGAATCCTGCCCCATTGGAAGTCAGTGCCGCTCTTAGTCCTTGGAACAAGGCAGTTGCTGGCCAGCTAATAAAGGCTCCATTGTCACCTTTGGCCATGCCTCTGTGAATTTCTCCACTCAGAGGTTATTACATTTGGAGGCCCCAGCGAGATGATGCATCTGAATGGCATCGGGTCTTGGCCCCTGGGAATTTCCCTGGTAGGTGAGTGCCTTGGCCCTCGGGCGACTGCCACTAAGAGATGTTCTCTAGCCCTGATGTTCCCCAAGCCTCTCTCAAGTGTCTGCTTGCAGAGCACCCACATGGATAAGAATCATTTGGGAACCCTCTGGAGGTGAGTTTGAGCAGGCCTTCATCTGCTGAGACTCAGTGGAATGCTGGATGTAGTGTTCCTTCCTGAATCTGAAGCCAGATTCAGGCCTGGGACTTCTTTGAGAAGTAATCTGTGTTGTGTGTGGCCCCTTGTCTGTCTTATCTGTCTTTTGGTGTTGTCTGACTACCAACATGGGTCAGAGAGTCTGGCTTGTTGAGTGGGAgttgaaggattgattcctgccttattccctCAGGTCAAGTAGACAATGGGTACACTTGAACAGGCTTAACTACATACCTGTCCAAAGGCAGCTCATTCCAACCTGGGCCTGGTCAAGGAAACCACCCTCAGTCCCCAGGGGACAATAGCCTCTCACaccaggtggagcattccactgtgggccagTCCAAGGACATTGGCCTTGGCCACCAAGCTCCTTTTCCTTGTTAaaccctatataagcccacccccaaATTCAAGGCCTGTCACAATCTCCAGTCCTGTGGGAAGGtgtgtgcccctcgctgttcctcaataaatagtcctTGCCTGTTGTTGATCACATGTGGcgtattccttttccattctcctccattttcctcacaGGGTTGGCAGGCTCCCTGGGCAGAATTCGAATTCTGGTAGGGCTGAGCTGTGGGCTCACTAGGCTCTGACTCAGCCTTCAGTTTTTGCCTTGTCTTGTTTTCAAACCTGGTGCAGTAATATTAGgtcatggaggtcagatctggccagtgaaagagggcagaagctgactccatctccactatctccctaGCCCTCTCTGCTCAGAAGCCCAAGAAGATTGTTTACAAACAATAatggcgccccccccccaaaaaaaaattctggcacaaattcttgatgggtgtgcctgaattcctacaggaagggaagccccatccccaggtaatgggagtctgaaccccaagagacaggggctggTACATGGCATATAGGTTCCTGAACCTGTCTGTGAaatgcttggaactgggagcttcctattaccctgccctctgacctgaccctatttagggcaAGCGAGCTCAGGCGCCATTAAGCCATGGCAAATGTTCAAGTCTTGTGTCTCTCGTCCCATGGAGTCCCAAATcagttctccattggagctgaattggtttgtcagtacttggaaatcctccagaagtaagtctttgtgccactgtcctgttttgtgttatatgttttctgaaacctgggacctgtCCATCGAGAACTTCCCCCcacaaatccatctttttacttgagactgtctctgagtggtggactcttggaaggatGGGAGGTTCCCCACCTCAGACACCATGACAGTACCAGTTTTAAGTGTGGACAGAGTAGTGATGGAAAACGTTGCTGACAGTGTCTAAGTGTTTTTCCATCTGTGATTTTGTGTTCGCCATCTTCTTGCACGATCTGAATAATGGAGAAGCAAAGATTGGGTAATTAGAGAAACAGGCTGCCCAGCTTCCTTGAGATGGTCTCTGGCAGAAAGGAGAGGCCAAAATAGGAGAGTAAGGgcggtgatggtggctcatgcctgtcattttggctactcaggaggctgtgctctgaggattgagtttcaaggcagcctgggaagaaatgtctaGAAGACTCTATCTTTAATtaactgtaaaagaaaaatagtacatTTAGTGCTAACCATTTGTGGAAAATCTGAGTGAGAGTACAATAttctgacttcaaactccagcaACTGCACAAAAAGCTAACAATAAGgaatcaatgaaataaataactaaaaatgagaataaagcaCTGGTTGCCACTGAATGGGGagtctgtcacacacacatggAAAATGACTGGCAGTGTAGTAGAGAATGCCACCAAGCAAAGCATTTGAGGGCACAAGGCTGTAAGAAGATGTGAAGGAAGTTACAAAGTGAGCAGGGTCAACTAAGAAAGGCTTTAGGCAGAGGGTTTGGAAGAAAGTGGGgtaagatgagaaaagaaagaacttgtaGGCTTCTCCCTGAAGAGCTGGCAGTTCACTTACCAGAGTCAGAGCCCCACAGAGCCTTTGACAGAGAAGGTTGGCCCTGGCTTTTATAGGCAGTCCCTGGCTGGGCCTCATGGTCCTCTCTGGGAAAGGTTGCTTCACAGGTGAGCAGTGTGGCAATTCTCACAGCGAGGGGGCTG
This genomic window contains:
- the LOC125344872 gene encoding protein S100-A9-like → MTGMSHHHRPYSPILASPFCQRPSQGSWAARFSNYPIFASPLFRSCKKMANTKSQMEKHLDTVNNVFHHYSVRLGHPDTLNKKEVKQLVQKELPNFLKKENKDDKEINEIMEDLDTNQDDTLDFDEFVILVARVSNTFHEEMHKNAHG